The region ccttggggctgccaccgtcgcccgcctcggcccccccacctactgcgaccttaccgggggctggcggtccatgtgtgtgtcagctttgtggccgcgatgggcactgggcctccaagtgtcataagcgcttccagcgaagcttccttggtcttggcaatgacggcaaagatacacgcaacaatgcccgtcaggtcgccatggctgatcgtcccgcgccgcagaagcaacagggacacactcagtcctactccatcgatccacactggtacatggactctggggcgacagagcatctgaccagcgagatggggaagcttcacactcgtgaaccctatcatggctccgacaagatccacaccgccaatggagcaggtatgcacatctctcatattggtcaagcatctcttctcactagacatgccaataggaatcTTCATCTtcacaatgttcttcgagttccatctgtgacccgtaatcttctttcagttcctaaactcacacgtgataataatgtgctttgtgaatttcacccttttgatctttttattaaggatcggggcacgagggacattcttcttagtgggcggttgtgccagggcctctaccgtctggagcatcctggcgtcgctcgcgtttttagtggagttcgggtctctccgtcacagtggcatgctcgtcttggtcacccggccacacctattgtccgtcatattttgcgtcgtcatgagcttcctagtttgtctagtaataaagatgtagcagtgtgtgatgcttgtcagcaggggaagagtcatcaacttcctttttcggagtccagtcgtgaggtgaaacatcctttagaacttgtgttttcagatgtatagggtcctgctcagacttctgtcagtggtcataattactatatcagtttcgttgatgcttatagtcgctttacctggctttaccttattaaacgcaaatctgatgtgtttgatatttttgtttagtttcaaaaacatgttgaacgtcttctcaagcacaaaatttttCATGTCCAGTCGGaatgggggggcgagtatcgcaacctcaactctttctttcagtcgcttgggatagctcatcgtttagcatgtccacatacacatcagcagaatggttcagtcgaacgtaagcatcatcatattgttgaagctggtcttactcttttggcccatgcatctgttccgtttcggttttggagtgatgctttcaccactgcatgctttctcatcaaccgtactcctactcgtgttttaaacatgaagactcccattgaggttctccttaatgaacaacctgattatacctttctcaaggtatttggatgtgcttgctggccgcatcttcgtccatataacaagcgcaagcttgagtttcgttctaagaagtgtgtttttcttggctatagctctcttcataaaggttacaaatgtcttcatgttcccactaatcgtgtctatatatctcgggatgtcgtgtttgatgagcatgtttttccctttgccaaccttcctgtgtctactgtcgaaccaccatccctgcattcatcctctgttgcttctgaccaatttgatgatgttgcatactctcctttgctgttacctaaccatggtgcaggaaccggacgtggagctcgtttggagctgttggaggattcaccatcatcatcgtcgtcttctggtgggcacgtcgatcgccctatgttgcatggcgtcGATTCGCGTgctcatgcatggtcacccgacgagcccatcgtgccgagcatctccactgctcggtccgctacGCCAGCGATCGCCGAGTTTCCAGCGGCTCGGCctttttcgccagcggccgccgagtcgtccgcggctcggcccgtcacgccgtcttcgcctgcggctcggcccgtcacgccgtcttcgcccgcggctcgggtcctcacgtcgccttcatccgcggatcggcctgcgacaccggccgcgccacggcccactatgccgagctcgccaacggcccggtctgtgatgccggagtcgccagctgcttcgtctgctctgccggtttcgccggtgggccggccttcttcgtcgaccgagtccgaggctaccgtgactggctcctcgtcaccggctgactcgtcaacgtcgctgtcctccagcccgttgcaggctgctccgtcgacctcggtggttcctgtgtcccgaccacatacacgcagtcgcagtggcattttcaaacctaaggaacgtaaggatggtacggttgcttggttggctacttgtttggctgctgctgttgcggatccatcttctgagcctcgctcatatcaggctgccctgcgcattccacattggcgagaggctatggagcaggagtttcatgctcttcttcgtaacaagacatggactctcgttcctccaccaccacgggtaaatgttattgactcaaaatgggtattcaaagtgaagaagcattcggatggatctattgagcgttacaaagcgcgacttgttgctcgcggttttcggcagcgtcatggtcttgactatgaggacaccttcagtcctgtcgtcaagcctaccactattcggcttcttctctccattgctgtttctcgtggttggtcacttcgtcaacttgatgtgcagaatgcttttctacatggatttttggaggaagaggtttatatgaaacagccgcctggtttctctgatcctgatcgtcctgcctatatctgtcgtctttccaaagcactatatggtttgaagcaagctcctcatgcctggcatgcccgccttgcctctgcccttcgtgctcatgggtttgtgccgtccactgctgacacttcattatttcttctacagaagccagaagtcactatgtatcttttggtatatgtcgatgatattatccttgtcagctcttctcagtatgctgctaatgctcttgtctgctctcttggtgctgattttgcggtcaaagatcttgggaagcttcactactttcttggagttgaggtcacttctcgtgctactggtcttgtccttacgcagaagaagtactccttggagttgttacaaagagctagcatgctgaagtgcaaaccgaccaccacacccatgtcgtctaccgacaagataacagctgttgatggtgagcttttgtctcctgcggatgccacagagtacaggagcattgttggtggacttcaatacttgacgatcacgagaccagatatctcttatgctgttaacagggtttgtcagtatcttcaggctcccagagatactcattgggctgctgttaaacgcattcttcgttatgttcagttcaccctgacatttggtatgcatattcggccgacttcctctcgggtcctttcggccttctctgatgcagattgggctggtagcccagatgacaggcgatccacggggggttatgcagtattctttggctctaatttgatcgcctggagtgctcgaaaacaggctactgtgtcacgtagcagtactgaagctaagtacaaggctgtggctaatgctactgcagagattatttgggtgcagtctttgcttcaggagttgggtttgtctcaaccacagcctcctattctttggtgtgataacatcggtgctacatacctttctgcaaatccagtatttcatgcccgaacgaaacacattgaagttgactatcactttgtacgggaacgtgtatcgcagaagcaactccagatcaagtttatctcatctaaggatcaacttgcagacatcttcactaggcctttaccgctgccacagtttaaggcttgtaggcgcaatcttacccttctcaattctttagaaagtggctaagattgagggagggtgttagactatgtatagcttctgtacttatgtacgtattgtaacacaaccattatatataatgagataagccacccctagagggctgcgctggttccccaaaacttattgtcttacacagACTACCATGAACTGAAATAGACCAACTCGTGCCAATCACAGTGATGCTCGTCCTGGGTGTTCCACGGGGTCATATCCGGGTGAGAGAACTTCAGATCGTAATCCATCGTCGAGTCACCCGGGAGCCTCAGCGTCTCGATCCCAGGACACCGTGCTCGGATCGCAGCAGCGCCCATCCCAACGTTGAAGCAGTGGCGGATGTCGAGAGATTCGAGGCGCGGGCATCCGTCAAGGATGGCCGCCAGCCCGTCGTCGCTGAGAGGGTTGGCGAAGAGCTGAAGCGACCGCAGCCCGCCCATGGTGGCGATGGCCATGGCCTCCTGGTCGATGTTCTTGGTGTTCCACTTGCAGAACTGATTCTTGCTCAGACGGAAGCGCTTGAGGAGAGGGCAGGCGCTGCCGACGGCCTCGCACGTCCCTGGGTAGACGTCGGTGCAAAGCGAGAGCTCCAGCTCCTCCAGAAGGGCGAAGTTCGTGATGGTGAGCCTGAGCCTCTCGTCGACGATCCTGTCACCGGAGATGATCCGGAGGCTCTTCAGCGAAGGCGCCCTGTAATGAACACATCATAGAAGGGTTGGTACTACGAAATTGAAGCAGACTGGTCAGCTAGCATATTGGGGTGAGAAGAAACGAAAACTCACACGTCGGCGAGGAGGGAGAGGACGCTGTCGTCCACAGCGCCCTCGCCGCAGAAGGCCTCGCACTGCCCCGCGGCGCGCTTCACGGCGGCGCGCGCCAGCCCACAGAGGACGGCGGAGGAGTGGCGTCTGGCGCGGGAGGGCGCTGCGACGTGAGTGGGGCGGTCGGCGTGGGAGCGCACCTCGACGCGGCGCCACAGCTCCGGCTCGTTCCGCGCCGCGCAGCGCCAGGGGCTGCACACCAGGCCGGCGCCCATGAGGACGTCGACGTGGTCCAGCCTGTGGAGCACGGCCAGCAGCGCGTCCCACGGCAGCCCCGCCCAGtccctcgccgcctcctcctccgagggAGGTCCCTCGGGACGGTTGCGGGAGGGCGAGGGCGCGGCCGCGGCCATCTTGTCGTGTCGAGAGCACGAGGGGGATGGGAGCGAGCGAGTGGGCTTTCGTTTGGTACGTCGCTGCGTGGAATGGTGGAATTAGAAGGAAGGAAGGCCGAGTCTCGGCGTTAGCGTCACGTTTCTTCTGCTGCTCTGCAGATCATATCACAAAAGGTGCCCTTGATCTGTTTCATGTGCCTAAAATCCTCTCAGATTGCAGTGGCCTCGTTTGCTCCGCTCAGGATGTTGACACGTTGGTTTATTCATTCATTCATCCTTGACTTGGTGTAGCAGGTATTGAGAGTGGTGCTACGTCGCTGTGGTCGAGGTGTGCACGTAATGGCAAGCTCATCAAGGGCGGGTTAATCTGATCATTATCATTTTTTTAACTAGTAAAAACAAAACTGTTTTAGTGACTGGCAACGTCAACAACAAAAAACCGCTTCAGTGACATGTAGCAGTAAGGAAAATGATTCCCTCAACCGACTGATTTCTCGGCCCCCGTCCACCGACCCATCGTGTATGACACGTGTCTCATGTGATGTGTGTTTCGTGTGTCGTGCGTCTCTGGCATCTTACCGTTCCCCTTAATTTTTTCTGCAACATCATATGTTGCAAAAAGATGAAGACAAAAAATAATTGTAACAAACTTCTGTTGCGAAAAAATTTGAACAACAAGACCTTAATTGTAAAAAAAACTAAATCTGCAACAAGAGCTGTGTTGCAATGATGGAGGGTACCGCTCAGCCGCTCGATGCGCCACTCTGACGGCTCGTGAGCCGgccgatcttttaaaaagatcagcCGGCAGACTGCTAGTAGACCATTAATCGAAAAACTGTCTACAACAGCACTTGTACAGGAAAGGGAGGAGGAAGAACATCCAAATGAGCTACGTACCAAATTATAATACTGATGAATGATCCTTTACACTATTCCAGGTTTTCCACAACATGGTACACACGAGGAGCGCCCGAAAGAATGATCATATAAACAACAGTGTCAGGGTCAAGGCAGCACCACTCTACCAATCATCAAAACTTGCTACACAAAGCCGGTAAATTCAAGCAGGCTAACATCTAATCAAGAGGATGCCGCGGATTCTATATCTCTGAAGTGATGGCGAATCACGGCTTGAATGGCGCGAATACCACCACCGAATTGTGCCCTCCAAATCCAAATGAGTTAGAAATAGCTGCATTTACAAGAGACCAAACACGCGTAAAGATAGAGATGCTGGCGACGATAATTGTAAGCACTCGCGAAGGGATGGTAGATTCTATGTGAGCTATTCTGCTGAGCATTTGGCTATCATTCATGATGAGCATCTTTCAAGAGAAGGGGGGTGGGACTGGGGGAGGAACTCACCAACATTCACTTCATGCTGCTTCTTTTCGTTAGCTACTGTATCAAAATCAACTTCAGGCTCTGGGTTCTACAAAAGAGAAATGACTCAAACATGAGAAACTCTGACGGTGTGTGACAACGAGAAAACCAGGAATTTTGCAAAATGAGCTCAGCTTGTCTTCCATCTTACTCTTAGCACGGAATGTTACTCTGATAGATACTGGAATTTAACAGATATACACTTACAACAAGCCAGCCTTTACGAGGTAACTCAAAGCAGGTAAATAGAAGGTTAAACACTCGCCAGCATATATATATGAACCATCAGATGAACCAGCAGGAGATTTGGACAGGATAATGACTAACTTACAAATTGGTTAACGGTAGGATGCACCCATCCAGTAGTTATGGACTTGATAGTGGCGATAGCTTCTAACCCACCTGCTGCACCCAGGCAATGGCCTATCATGGACTGGCAGGCAAGGAAGTGACATCAGATAAGAGAACAATTACGAAATGACATGGAAGCGAGCGAGCGAACCTTTGTAGAATTGATCTTGATCTCAGATGGATTCTTGAAAACTTGCTTAATGGCTCTTACTTCAGCCAAGTCACCAGCAAGTGTCGAAGTTGCGTGTGCATTGATGTAGTTCACCTAAAAATACATCAAATGGAATCAAAATCTGCTGACTGGCTGCATTAGAGAAAAGAGTATGAACCTAAAACTGCAGCTAAGCAGGGGAACACTAAGCTTATAAACAAATGAATTTTCAGCGTACGTAACTGTCACACCAATATTTTGACTTCTGATATTAGACACGTGCTAGGAAGTAAAAAAAACTGCATCTGTACAAAAAATGGCTGGGACGTTGATTCAAGATATACCTCCTCTGGTGCAACACCTGCATCTCTGAGGCTCATTGTAATACAGGATGATACACCCAGTCCATCTGATCGAGGATCAGTCATATGGTAAGCATCACAGTTGACTGCACCTCCCAAGTATTCAGCAATTATTGGTGCATCACGCTTCATTGCGTGCTCCAGGCTCTCCATAACCTATTGTCGAACAAGAGTTTCACCGTTTAAGTGTTACATGTCGCTAATAGCAATAGGATCTAATTGATGACTGAAGTTCATGGTGGCGAACTGAGAATAAATGTAACAACCTGAAGCAAACAACAAACACAAAAAAAGGAACGCAGACAGCTAAAATGATTCTAAAGTACATAAAAATATTTAAAAACATGATATTCTTTTTGTTAATCGACCATACCAGTACACCGGCACCTTCACCCATAACAAAGCCATCTCGCTCTTTATCCCATGGCCTAGATGCAGTTATTGGGTCATCGTTCCTTTGTGATAGTGCTCTACATGCTACAAAACCTCCAAGGCCGATTGGAATGATGGCAGCTTCAGTTCCACCAGCGACGATGATATCAGCCTCACCACGACGAATATGGTTTGCGGCAGCATAAAAGCAGTAGTTGGAGGTTGCACACGCAGTTGAAATTGAGTAGTTGGGGCCCATGAAACCAACATCCATGGCAAGCAAGGCTGAACCCATGTTAGTTATAGCATACGGGATAAAGAAAGGTGAAATTTTTCTGTATCCCTTCTCGATAAGATTCTGAACACCATCGGAGAATACTGAAAGGCCACCCATGCCAGAACCCACAAGAATACCAGCCCGCCCCACATCAAGCTGTTAACAATGAAGTCATTAGCGAAAGAGACATTCCAAAAGACGAGATAAAAAATGAACCAACAGAAACCTAGAGAACATGTGGAATTTATGGCAGAATGGAAATGATGGTAGACTAGCCACCTATTGACAGCCTATCGGGCAGAAGAAGCAACCAACTTAACCAACTGCATAAGGGACCATCAAATAAATTCAGGGATTCACCTCTAACTTTTTTGCATGATCTGTTGTTGCAACCAACAGATGATTATGATTTCAGACAAGTGCTATGCTATCTACAAACATGCGTCAGACGGAGTTTATTGAAGTTGAACTCACACAAGTTCACAGGGATTTTAGGGCGCAAACCATCTGCAGTGATTCAGGAGCTTATACGCAGAGCAGGTTCGGATCATATAAAATCTGTGACCAATAGTTTACACCAAGAAACACAAATTTATCTATCTCGGTTTTCTTTCATTCCCAAGCCATCAAAATTTCCTTTTGAAAGAAACTATGAGATCATCTCACAAACAACAAGATAAACCTGtattttcttcaacaaatatcaagCTACAAATATGTATAGCCATTTCTAACAAACCTATAGAGTGTAAAACTGCCCAAAAAGAAGCCATACTTTTTTCTCAAAACTAAATCCAATTAGACCTTTTTTCCTATTGACAACCAATGACGTTGCCACTGTTAGGGCATTTTGATTTGAGCACTCAAGTTTAATACCCAAGTATTTTGAATAGTGATCACTGAATTTTCAGTCCATTCATCGTTCTAACTGATTCAGATAGAAGATAAATCATACAGAAATAAACTGTTCATACTGATTTACAGTCATCAGCCAGTCACACACATGTAACACAATCACAACCTACATTGAAAATAAATCAAAGCTTGTCTTGAAGTGAAATCTACACTCGTATGTTGCACGAAGAAGGGCTTTCAGGGAGATAAAAATTGATGCCAAACATAACATAACCAAGTCAAACATTTTCTACAAAAGTTTCCACTAAGCCAAAGGAAAACAACTGGAAATGATTTCAACTCAAGAGTCTACTATTTCTGCAATGTCCACATAAAACAGAGAGCTCAGTTCAGTCGGAGGCAAGGGTGCGCCCCGCTCTCCGTCTCACTCACCTTGCCGTGCGCGTCGGAGCCTGCGCCGATCCCGGCGCTCTCGAGCGCCTTCTTGCCGCTGAGGATGCAGTATCGGATGCAGTCGTCAAGCCTCCGGTCGTTCTTGCCGTCGATGTACCCCTCCGACGAGAACCCCCGTATCTGCCCGGCGAACCTCGTGGGGAAACTGCTGGCGTCGAACCGGTCGATGGGCCCGACGCCGCTCTCCCCGGCCAGGAGCCGGTCGTAGAATGTGTCCACGTCGTTCCCGAACACCGACGCCAGCCCCATCCCCGTGATCACCACCCGCTTCCTGGGGTCCGTCTCTCTCTGCGGCGCCGCCGAGGTGGCGCGGACGGCCGCGGCGGGGCGCCGGCGCGGGCGAGCGCGGTGGCGGGGGAACACGGGAGGAGGGACGCGGAGCCCGAGGGCGTGGGGGGCGTGGGCGTGCATGGCGGAGCTTGCAGTTGGGCCGGCGGGAGAGCGAGTGAGGTGGTTAaataggcgcggcggcggaggaggaggcggcgggagaGGCGCCGTGCGGCGAGGGTGGCGGTGCCGGACACAGGGgaaagatggatggatggattttTGGAGGGAGAGGTTTATTGTGGATTGGATTGGGAGGGTCGGAAATCAGGACTGTCGCTTTCAAttactgttcgcacacgaacacgtcaccgtgtactctcgacgtcgggggtgatgcaccgcagctcacgtcgaaggagacccgaccgaaagcacggtacgcaggcaatccggcgggtgcttttgaggacccgaaaccccacacgcccgggagggaccccgtctggacgcgcgacggctatgggctgccctaggtcgacctgatcgcccctagggcctcgaggttcgccgtccTGCAataagaagaacagacgaagaacgaggaagaagaagaactagggttaaggagaaaagataaaagataaaaagtggtagattgattgatcggttgtgtgttgttcaatcggccgtcaccccttaggtatataagaggcggctggacttcccgtgcaaggaaaaagcttggattcacgtccaaaaccctagtaaaATTCGGATtgattttgtccgaactttccaaaactgttcggtttaaattggctgcaccttgcgggtcttttttgtggtggtaaacgatctcagatggaaacgagcccaaaagcaatcttgaccgtttcgatgagacgaacaacttttatgttgaatgttttttgatcagaggtcattttgagggtcaaatcggtcgcatgaaacaggctatccctcgcgctacccatcagacatggtgtctggtggggcgcgccagtttttgcctcctgacagggctgtattctgatggctctaacttttgcatacgaacttggattagaatgatttttatatcaaaatcgatcatttcgacgagacgaagacaatccatgtagataatttttccatttgaggtcgtcttgggggcttaatcagccaaactgtattctgaatataagatcttagtactttgagcatagtttcggtcttcgagatgaaatcggaatgcgatgacccaaacttcaaagatgttcatatcgacaatacggaactctttcatgaagatcacttctctatTTAAggtcatcttaaataagttattgatcgtgccaaaatctggtgtcaacacatgccctcctgtttttcggcaaagtttgtgtgctgaaaaataacttccgcatagcttgttctaaggacgatgtcaacactccatcggccattttgcatgttcttagaaCGACAAGTATATATCgtccattgcttgtttgaacctcttgatgcaaacttgggtgaaaacttctcagcttctaaaacaatccggtgataaggttccatagatcaaaaccatcctccgaaccatattgttcaccctttcgctaggattttgcagataatcaagaatgaacttcctccagTCCTTACTTTGCCTGCAtagaagtttcattagtggccgaagcggtgggcttcgattcagccttacctatgttgacaagacctagcatcggctattgatagaaatgcaatacaccatggtAAACATAGTAGCCGgacgcttgctgtgccaactctttcgaattgtcatgcctagatatatgaacaatttcaaagcaacccaagataaatcttgcatctagacataccaaaagataaactataaaTGATCCGTCAAaatattgataacccttggatatttgttgcactactaataacgaatcaccggaagcctcaatatgtatagcacctatatcaa is a window of Triticum dicoccoides isolate Atlit2015 ecotype Zavitan chromosome 2B, WEW_v2.0, whole genome shotgun sequence DNA encoding:
- the LOC119364400 gene encoding putative F-box/LRR-repeat protein 23; protein product: MAAAAPSPSRNRPEGPPSEEEAARDWAGLPWDALLAVLHRLDHVDVLMGAGLVCSPWRCAARNEPELWRRVEVRSHADRPTHVAAPSRARRHSSAVLCGLARAAVKRAAGQCEAFCGEGAVDDSVLSLLADVAPSLKSLRIISGDRIVDERLRLTITNFALLEELELSLCTDVYPGTCEAVGSACPLLKRFRLSKNQFCKWNTKNIDQEAMAIATMGGLRSLQLFANPLSDDGLAAILDGCPRLESLDIRHCFNVGMGAAAIRARCPGIETLRLPGDSTMDYDLKFSHPDMTPWNTQDEHHCDWHELVYFSSW
- the LOC119364401 gene encoding 3-oxoacyl-[acyl-carrier-protein] synthase I, chloroplastic produces the protein MHAHAPHALGLRVPPPVFPRHRARPRRRPAAAVRATSAAPQRETDPRKRVVITGMGLASVFGNDVDTFYDRLLAGESGVGPIDRFDASSFPTRFAGQIRGFSSEGYIDGKNDRRLDDCIRYCILSGKKALESAGIGAGSDAHGKLDVGRAGILVGSGMGGLSVFSDGVQNLIEKGYRKISPFFIPYAITNMGSALLAMDVGFMGPNYSISTACATSNYCFYAAANHIRRGEADIIVAGGTEAAIIPIGLGGFVACRALSQRNDDPITASRPWDKERDGFVMGEGAGVLVMESLEHAMKRDAPIIAEYLGGAVNCDAYHMTDPRSDGLGVSSCITMSLRDAGVAPEEVNYINAHATSTLAGDLAEVRAIKQVFKNPSEIKINSTKSMIGHCLGAAGGLEAIATIKSITTGWVHPTVNQFNPEPEVDFDTVANEKKQHEVNVAISNSFGFGGHNSVVVFAPFKP